TGACGTGCGCCTGTTGGTCCTCGCGCTGGGGACCCGCATGCCGAATTGGGTGGATGCGGCGGTCGAAGAATATCGGCGACGCATCCCACCCCCGGTGCAGTTGGAATGGCGCAGCCTGCCTCTGGCCCCACGGGGGCGGCAGAACGATCCGGCACGCTGGCGCCGGGAAGAAGGTGAACGTCTGCTTGCCAGCAGCCTCAAAAACAGTGAGATCGTGGCCCTGGAGGTTACGGGTCGTGCCTTGCGCAGTGAAGAGCTGGCGCAGAAAATGGACGCTTGGATCAACGATCAGCAGGACGTCACCCTGTGGATCGGCGGCCCGGACGGCATCGATCCGGCGCTGCGACCTCACTGGCGCTGGTCCCTTTCGGCATTGACCTTGGCGCACCCGGTGGTGCGCGTGGTCCTTGCCGAGCAGCTGTATCGTGCCTGGAGTATCCGCACAGGCCTGCCCTATCATCGTGGCGGAGAGGAGAGTGGATGGTGAAGTGTTATCAACGAGTCTTGCCCCGACTGGGAGTGGTCGCGGCCCTGTCTTTGGGATTGAGTGCCTGCGCGCAGATGGTCGTGCCCACGCCGCAACAGAGCAGCAGTAATGCCATCGCCGTGCAGGCCGCGCGCATCCGCATCTTTTCCCTATCTCCGCAGGTGCCCGCGCAACAGCTGGAGCCTGCGCGGAAAGCCCTGGCAGCGGCCGAAGCAGCGCAGCAGCGGGGCGACTATCTCTATGCCGAACGCCAGACCGAGCTGACCCGCATTCGTCTCGACAACATCCAGCAGCGTCTCGATCAGAGCCCGACGAGCGACAGCAACCAGGAGCTCAAGGGGCAGATACGCGATCTGCAAGGGAGAATCGCCAGTCTAGAAGAAAAAATCGCCGCCACCCGTCAGCAGCTTCAGGAGACGAACCCATGATTCGCCGTAGCCTGCTCGCCAGCACCCTGCTTCTCCTGCCTGCCCTCGCCTGGGCCGATGCAAACACCACAGCAGCCCTGCAACATGCCTATGCGCAATTCCAAAACCTGCAGAAATCCGCGCATCTTACCCCGCAGCAGTCGGCCGGTCTGCAGCGAGATCTGCAACAGATGACCGCCGATCAGGTCAATCCGCCCCTTTTTGCCGTCGACAAGGCCATCTTCGAAGCCCGCCTGCATGGTCTGCGGGAAGCACAGGCAAGCACCAACAGTGGTCAGGAAAAGGAAGTTCTGACCCGGCAACTGGCGACCCTGAACCAAAAAATACCAGTCCCTCCAGGCGGAATATGCGCAGCTTCGCCAGCAATTGGCGAACCGGACCATGCAGGGTGCCCGCAGCGCCCGCCTGAAACAGGAGATTCAGCAGCAGAAACAACTGTTACAGCAAGAGGAACAGAGTCTGGCGACGATGCAACCCAGCACGGCAGCGAGTACGAGTAACTCGACGAGTGTCAGCTCGGCGCTGGCGGCGCCCGCCGCAGCGCCGGCCCCATTGCAGGCGTTGGCCGCCTACGGTGACCTGCGGCAGGGAAAATATGGCACCGAGCTGAATATGCCGGTTTCTGCCCTCTTTTCTTCGGATCAAGGACTGTCCGCCAACGGGAAGCAGCGCCTGCGCGCCGTCGCTGAAACGCTGAAAGGGATCACGGCGGCACAGATCCTGGTGCGGGTCTCCGGGCAACCGGGGGGGCTCAATCTGGCGACCCAACGGGCAGAGGCCATTCTCCAGGGATTGCGCCAAGCGGGCATCCCCGACTCTCGGCTGGCCCTGGCTTCCGGTGCCGGGGTGGCCAGCGGCATGGCTCAGATTCTCCTACCCAGCGGCGCCTGAGCGCATGCCGCAATTGATCCTTGCGTCGGCTTCGCCGCGCCGACGCGAGCTTCTCGCGCAGTTGGGCTACGCGCCCGAACTCCGGCCCACAAGCATCGACGAGTCCCGGAGGGACGGCGAGCCCCCCGTGCAGTTCGTTCGCCGTCTGGCGCGGGAAAAGGCCCGCGCTGCCCTGCACAGTGGTGAAACCGCCCTGGTCTTAGGGGCCGATACCCTGGTCTGCCTGGGGGATCGGGTGTTCGGCAAGCCCACTGATGCCGCCGAGGCGCGAGAAATCTACGCCGCCCTCGCAGGGCGC
This sequence is a window from Acidithiobacillus sp. AMEEHan. Protein-coding genes within it:
- the rlmH gene encoding 23S rRNA (pseudouridine(1915)-N(3))-methyltransferase RlmH — translated: MRLLVLALGTRMPNWVDAAVEEYRRRIPPPVQLEWRSLPLAPRGRQNDPARWRREEGERLLASSLKNSEIVALEVTGRALRSEELAQKMDAWINDQQDVTLWIGGPDGIDPALRPHWRWSLSALTLAHPVVRVVLAEQLYRAWSIRTGLPYHRGGEESGW
- a CDS encoding nucleoside triphosphate pyrophosphatase, giving the protein MPQLILASASPRRRELLAQLGYAPELRPTSIDESRRDGEPPVQFVRRLAREKARAALHSGETALVLGADTLVCLGDRVFGKPTDAAEAREIYAALAGRWHRVLTAVAITDGQRVWQTLSRNGVFLRRISAAEADSYWASGEPQDKAGAYAIQGLGAVFVRSLRGSYSGVMGLPLAETAALLSQLGLPPPPFAGTA